One Faecalicatena sp. Marseille-Q4148 DNA window includes the following coding sequences:
- a CDS encoding YitT family protein encodes MKKNTNEKLMNLLGVVTGNAILALAVVAFIVPAGIPMGGATGLGIAGNHFWGIRTSIIVLSLNSILLIIAWFILGKEFVKKTLLSTFIYPLFLEMLQKIPGITKMTDNILLSAVFGGLLVGVSMGLVVRVGGSTGGTDIIAMIANKKTSLSVGVTVYIVDFLVLGLQASFSDMEQILYGIILTLLATVVIDKVVPNGKVSMQVMIISREYKKIQEKILQDIEAGVTLFHIQTGYSGEEQKGVMCVIPRQKLFDLKEMICETDPFAFLTINQINEVNGQGFTKERITYEEFKKKII; translated from the coding sequence ATGAAAAAGAACACCAACGAAAAATTAATGAATTTATTGGGTGTTGTAACCGGGAATGCAATATTAGCGCTTGCTGTAGTTGCTTTTATTGTTCCGGCAGGGATTCCGATGGGAGGGGCAACCGGCTTAGGAATTGCAGGAAATCATTTTTGGGGAATTCGGACTTCAATTATTGTCCTTAGTCTGAACAGTATATTGCTTATCATAGCATGGTTTATTCTGGGAAAAGAATTCGTAAAGAAAACTTTATTGAGTACATTTATCTATCCATTATTTCTTGAAATGTTACAGAAAATTCCAGGAATCACAAAAATGACAGACAATATACTATTGTCTGCTGTTTTTGGAGGACTTCTTGTAGGCGTTAGTATGGGCCTTGTAGTAAGAGTAGGAGGATCAACGGGTGGAACAGATATTATTGCCATGATAGCAAACAAAAAAACGTCTCTTTCAGTCGGTGTTACGGTGTATATAGTAGATTTTTTAGTTTTGGGTTTACAGGCTTCTTTCTCGGATATGGAGCAAATACTTTATGGAATTATACTGACTCTTCTAGCAACGGTTGTGATTGATAAAGTTGTTCCAAATGGAAAGGTCTCTATGCAGGTAATGATTATTTCAAGAGAGTATAAAAAGATTCAGGAAAAAATATTGCAGGACATAGAAGCAGGAGTAACACTCTTTCACATACAGACGGGATATAGCGGTGAAGAACAGAAAGGGGTTATGTGTGTGATTCCAAGACAAAAATTATTTGATTTGAAAGAGATGATATGTGAAACAGATCCATTTGCATTTCTTACCATTAATCAGATTAATGAGGTAAATGGTCAAGGATTTACCAAAGAACGTATTACATATGAAGAATTCAAAAAGAAAATAATATAG
- the proS gene encoding proline--tRNA ligase, with product MAKEKKFVESITSRDVDFAQWYTDVVREAKLCNYSSVKGCLIYEPNGYAIWENIQKDLDARFKATGVENVYMPLLIPESLLQKEKDHIEGFAPEVAWVTHGGMEPLQERMCIRPTSETLFCDYWSRTVQSYRDLPKVWNQWCSVLRWEKTTRPFLRSREFLWQEGHTIHATYEEAEQRTLTMLQVYRDFVEQDLAIPLLVGRKTDSEKFAGAEDTYTIEAMMHDGKALQSGTSHFFGSGFADAFEIQYLDKDNQLKSVYETSWGVSTRIIGAIIMVHGDDSGLVLPPRIAPTQVRVIPIAQHKEGVLDKANELLQALKASGYRAEIDDSEKSPGWKFSEQEMLGIPARIEIGPKDIENNQAVVVRRDTREKIVVSLDELTVKLGEILETMQKDMYDRAKAYRDERVYTAANMDEMKEIAANKPGFIKAMWCGCEECEKQIKELTGGVTSRCIPEEQEQISDVCVCCGKPARSMVYWGKAY from the coding sequence ATGGCAAAGGAAAAGAAATTTGTTGAATCGATCACATCAAGAGATGTGGATTTTGCTCAGTGGTATACAGATGTTGTCCGCGAAGCAAAGCTTTGTAATTATTCAAGTGTAAAGGGGTGCCTGATCTATGAGCCAAACGGCTATGCAATCTGGGAGAATATCCAGAAAGATCTGGATGCCCGTTTTAAAGCAACAGGTGTGGAGAATGTTTACATGCCGCTTCTGATTCCGGAGAGCCTTCTTCAGAAAGAAAAAGATCATATTGAAGGATTTGCACCGGAAGTTGCATGGGTAACACATGGAGGAATGGAGCCGCTTCAGGAAAGAATGTGTATCCGTCCGACATCTGAGACATTATTCTGCGATTACTGGAGCAGAACCGTACAGTCTTACCGTGATCTTCCGAAGGTTTGGAATCAGTGGTGTTCTGTTCTTCGCTGGGAGAAGACAACAAGACCGTTCTTACGTTCCAGAGAGTTTTTATGGCAGGAAGGACATACGATCCACGCGACTTATGAAGAAGCAGAACAGAGAACGCTGACAATGCTTCAGGTATACAGAGATTTTGTAGAGCAGGATTTAGCAATTCCGCTTCTTGTCGGAAGAAAGACAGACAGTGAGAAATTTGCCGGAGCAGAAGATACTTATACGATCGAGGCAATGATGCATGACGGTAAGGCGCTTCAGTCAGGTACAAGCCATTTCTTCGGAAGCGGCTTTGCAGATGCATTTGAGATTCAGTATCTTGATAAAGATAATCAGTTAAAGAGTGTTTACGAGACATCCTGGGGTGTATCTACACGTATCATCGGTGCAATTATTATGGTGCACGGAGATGACAGCGGCCTTGTGCTTCCGCCAAGAATCGCTCCGACTCAGGTGCGCGTAATTCCGATCGCACAGCACAAAGAAGGTGTACTTGATAAAGCCAACGAGCTGCTTCAGGCGCTGAAAGCTTCCGGATATCGTGCAGAGATTGATGATTCTGAGAAGAGCCCGGGATGGAAGTTCAGTGAGCAGGAAATGCTTGGTATTCCGGCTCGTATTGAGATTGGACCGAAAGACATTGAGAATAATCAGGCAGTTGTTGTACGCCGTGACACAAGAGAGAAAATTGTTGTTTCTCTTGATGAACTCACAGTGAAACTCGGTGAGATTCTTGAGACAATGCAGAAAGATATGTATGACAGAGCGAAAGCATATCGTGATGAGCGTGTTTATACAGCTGCAAATATGGATGAGATGAAAGAAATTGCTGCAAATAAACCAGGATTTATTAAGGCAATGTGGTGCGGCTGTGAAGAATGTGAAAAACAG
- a CDS encoding insulinase family protein, protein METGEKIYGFEVKEKKYVREVEGDIIQMEHLSTGAQVVVIDNQDVKKSFLVGFRTIPKDSTGVFHILEHSVLNGSRRYPDKTMFVNLMKHSMAEFVNAITYPDHTVYPFCTENEKDFMNLMDVYLNAVFCPNVLTDKEIFEQEGWHFQCEDGKAPEINGVVYNEMKGVFSSLDSILEDEMSKAMFPETAYRFVSGGFPDTIPALSYEEFLEYYRTFYNASNCCIVLYGRMNTEQILEYIDKVYLGKMKRLEPAKPVMLQKPVKGIRNKLYDKEKFGNQGVFASCTYSLGDFDNRERMNAVYILMQAIMGEDEAPMKKGLIQSLGIPEIQYFIMDGIRQPYLAVKIKNTDKETAGRLKTVITEQADRLCREGIGEEVLVSAINRLEFWMREKGGSQPEGIEYVLDIAGGWAQGTRPCEMIEFEETYRKMRTLVKEGYFESLLREILLENDYEAEVSLEPLERAEEKGQEEETEDLPGLSADDLLHKKEEPLTRAEEESGITYLKQEIPSKGVVYQSYYFDISDLEPEKVPYAKLFSELLGSLPTRTHSLEELVIEKNMWLGNIRAYLEAYTNADDIRHVRLKFAMDISCLEQNLMRAVKLGEELLYDTILEHPEIILKRIRQSRMELERGFVTSGNSYASGRAAAHYMPEGAARERYNGIYYYQFLGKLLKNFDADHGQMIRELKEIQKKICRKSNLVISFTGTEKAYADFRQLIADSGFCSSIREREPRWYQDKLLPGKSEAFIIPSEVSYVALGGIGEYTGEDYLLGRMVSFDYLWAKIRAEGGAYGCQMSVLPNQSWTMSSYRDPNVKRTIESFRNTARWLKDLELGEQELLNYKIGAVAGYDRTPKTYVQTKRMDSWYLRQEEPRVREKVRERLLKAQKEDLKNRHQVMESFTEEGVVCVLGNRVKIEEAASQFDNVIVLME, encoded by the coding sequence ATGGAAACCGGGGAAAAAATCTATGGATTTGAAGTTAAAGAAAAGAAGTATGTGCGTGAGGTCGAAGGAGATATTATTCAGATGGAGCACCTGTCAACCGGAGCGCAGGTCGTCGTTATAGACAATCAGGACGTTAAAAAGAGCTTTCTGGTTGGATTTCGGACCATACCAAAGGACAGCACGGGAGTTTTCCATATTCTGGAGCATTCTGTGCTGAATGGTTCCCGCAGATATCCGGATAAAACTATGTTCGTCAATCTGATGAAACATTCCATGGCAGAATTCGTAAATGCAATTACATATCCGGATCATACGGTATATCCCTTTTGCACAGAGAATGAGAAGGATTTTATGAATCTGATGGACGTTTATCTAAACGCGGTATTTTGTCCGAATGTTCTTACGGATAAAGAGATCTTTGAACAGGAGGGCTGGCATTTTCAGTGTGAAGACGGAAAAGCTCCGGAGATTAACGGCGTTGTTTATAATGAGATGAAGGGTGTTTTCTCATCCCTGGACAGCATATTAGAGGATGAAATGTCTAAGGCAATGTTTCCGGAAACGGCCTATCGTTTTGTATCCGGAGGATTTCCGGATACGATTCCCGCGCTATCTTATGAGGAATTTCTGGAATATTACAGGACGTTTTATAATGCTTCCAACTGCTGTATTGTTCTATATGGGAGAATGAATACGGAACAAATATTGGAGTATATTGACAAAGTTTATCTGGGAAAAATGAAACGCTTAGAACCTGCGAAGCCGGTTATGCTGCAGAAACCCGTAAAGGGAATCCGAAATAAGCTGTATGATAAGGAGAAGTTCGGCAATCAGGGTGTGTTTGCGTCATGCACATATAGTCTGGGTGATTTTGACAACCGGGAACGTATGAATGCAGTCTATATCCTTATGCAGGCGATTATGGGGGAAGACGAGGCGCCGATGAAGAAAGGGCTTATTCAGAGCCTGGGAATCCCGGAGATTCAGTATTTTATCATGGATGGTATCAGACAGCCCTATCTTGCCGTTAAAATAAAGAATACAGACAAAGAAACTGCCGGCCGGTTGAAAACGGTTATCACAGAACAGGCGGACAGACTTTGCAGAGAAGGAATCGGAGAAGAGGTATTGGTTTCGGCGATCAACCGTCTGGAATTTTGGATGAGGGAAAAAGGCGGGAGCCAGCCGGAGGGAATTGAATATGTACTGGATATTGCCGGCGGATGGGCGCAGGGAACCAGACCTTGCGAGATGATAGAATTTGAAGAAACATATAGGAAGATGAGAACCCTTGTAAAGGAAGGATATTTTGAATCACTTCTGAGGGAAATCCTCCTGGAAAATGATTATGAGGCAGAGGTTTCCCTGGAACCTCTTGAAAGGGCCGAAGAGAAAGGGCAGGAAGAAGAGACAGAAGACCTGCCGGGTCTGTCTGCGGATGATCTGCTTCATAAAAAGGAGGAGCCGCTCACAAGGGCAGAGGAAGAATCCGGTATTACATATTTGAAACAAGAGATCCCTTCAAAAGGAGTGGTATATCAAAGTTACTATTTTGATATCAGTGATCTGGAGCCGGAGAAAGTTCCTTATGCAAAGCTGTTTTCCGAACTTCTGGGCAGTCTTCCTACGAGAACGCACAGCCTGGAAGAATTAGTGATTGAGAAGAATATGTGGCTTGGAAATATAAGGGCTTATCTGGAAGCGTACACCAATGCAGATGATATCCGGCATGTCAGGCTTAAATTTGCGATGGATATCAGCTGTCTGGAACAGAATCTTATGAGAGCGGTAAAACTGGGGGAAGAGCTGCTGTATGATACCATTCTGGAGCATCCGGAGATTATTCTGAAAAGGATCAGGCAGAGCCGGATGGAACTGGAAAGGGGATTTGTTACCAGTGGGAACAGCTATGCGTCCGGACGCGCGGCCGCACACTATATGCCGGAAGGAGCGGCAAGGGAACGCTATAACGGAATTTACTATTATCAGTTCTTAGGAAAGCTTCTGAAGAACTTTGACGCAGACCATGGGCAGATGATCCGGGAACTTAAGGAAATTCAGAAGAAGATTTGCCGTAAGTCCAATCTGGTGATAAGTTTTACAGGTACAGAGAAAGCTTACGCCGATTTCCGCCAGTTGATCGCGGATTCTGGGTTCTGCAGCAGTATAAGGGAAAGGGAACCTAGATGGTATCAGGACAAATTGCTTCCTGGAAAATCGGAGGCATTTATCATTCCGTCGGAGGTATCTTATGTTGCGCTTGGAGGAATCGGGGAATATACCGGTGAGGATTATCTTCTTGGCAGAATGGTAAGCTTTGATTACTTGTGGGCAAAGATCCGTGCTGAAGGAGGGGCTTACGGCTGTCAGATGTCTGTACTCCCAAATCAAAGCTGGACTATGAGTTCCTATCGAGATCCGAACGTAAAAAGGACGATAGAATCCTTCCGCAACACTGCAAGGTGGTTAAAAGATCTTGAACTAGGGGAACAGGAGCTTCTGAATTATAAGATTGGTGCTGTTGCCGGATATGACCGAACTCCCAAAACATATGTACAGACAAAACGAATGGATTCTTGGTATCTGCGGCAGGAAGAACCGCGGGTTAGGGAAAAAGTTAGAGAAAGGTTGCTAAAGGCGCAGAAAGAAGATCTGAAAAACAGGCATCAGGTAATGGAAAGCTTTACTGAAGAGGGAGTTGTTTGCGTACTTGGAAACCGAGTGAAGATCGAAGAGGCGGCCAGTCAATTCGACAATGTAATAGTACTGATGGAGTAA
- a CDS encoding thioredoxin family protein yields MAIQYADNESFKEQIKEGFVIVDFFSTTCVPCKAFSRILEELDAELPFINIVKVNTTDYPKLGKENRIFAVPTVRFYKDGEKKFENVGVMEVEEIKEKITEFMY; encoded by the coding sequence ATGGCAATTCAATATGCAGATAATGAGAGTTTTAAAGAGCAGATTAAGGAAGGATTCGTGATCGTGGATTTCTTTTCCACAACATGCGTACCGTGTAAAGCTTTTTCACGTATTTTGGAAGAGTTAGACGCGGAGCTTCCGTTTATCAACATCGTAAAAGTGAACACTACAGATTATCCGAAGCTTGGCAAAGAGAATCGCATTTTTGCGGTTCCAACTGTTCGATTCTACAAAGACGGTGAAAAAAAGTTTGAGAACGTAGGCGTGATGGAAGTTGAGGAAATAAAAGAGAAGATCACAGAATTCATGTATTAA